In Spinacia oleracea cultivar Varoflay chromosome 5, BTI_SOV_V1, whole genome shotgun sequence, a single window of DNA contains:
- the LOC130461251 gene encoding protein FAR1-RELATED SEQUENCE 5-like, with translation MTDYNCKTHKWIERLYDLKEKWCPAYNKEWFSGGILSSQRSETTNHSISRRLHKTNGLCDFYKCFLDVIDEWRSKENEGDYNSSTGNRYYACADNMLCLHARDVYTIAIYLIFEQRFIKAIGLRCQRISYEFPVSKYIVGHPTKDFIRHVVKFNEQEMVVDCTCKSYGEIGVLCSHILRVFIVHNVEEIPKQYIMKRWTKEAMNTIVEEGEDRDNEVSVVSASVWRMQSIRNCIKVINEAQHCPAARKLIDLGVLDMSCKVKEYIGGVEGDDNVSNKYVRDETLLDVVEPSTDTVLPDVVEPIAEKVIPTMIQNPPNRKRKIKNGTEKANERNVRPKGIVEKKRNKLKGWNKRRERHVDNLREETQSTNQCIINLPVGGVLVHPTSSNSQLEAYVTDDYFGVHIHPL, from the exons ATGACTGATTACAATTGCAAGACACACAAATGGATAGAGAGGTTATATGATTTGAAAGAGAAATGGTGTCCTGCATATAACAAAGAGTGGTTTTCTGGGGGTATTTTATCTTCTCAAAGGAGTGAGACGACAAATCATTCTATTTCTAGGAGGTTGCATAAAACGAATGGTTTATGTGATTTTTATAAGTGTTTTTTAGATGTAATTGATGAATGGAGAAGTAAGGAGAACGAGGGAGATTATAATTCTTCTACTGGAAATAGATATTACGCATGTGCGGATAACATGTTATGTTTGCATGCGCGGGATGTGTATACCATTgcaatatatttgatatttgagCAACGATTCATCAAAGCAATTGGTTTGAGGTGTCAACGCATTTCCTATGAGTTTCCAGTTTCTAAGTACATTGTTGGGCATCCTACAAAGGATTTTATTAGACATGTTGTGAAGTTTAATGAGCAAGAGATGGTTGTTGATTGTACTTGCAAGTCATATGGAGAGATAGGAGTTCTTTGTTCTCATATTCTTCGAGTTTTCATTGTCCATAATGTTGAAGAGATTCCCAAACAATACATTATGAAGAGATGGACCAAAGAGGCTATGAACACGATTGTTGAAGAAGGAGAAGATAGAGATAATGAAGTAAGTGTTGTTTCTGCTTCAGTTTGGAGGATGCAAAGCATAAGAAATTGCATTAAAGTTATAAATGAAGCTCAACATTGTCCGGCTGCAAGGAAGCTTATTGATTTGGGTGTGTTGGATATGTCATGCAAAGTAAAGGAGTATATTGGTGGTGTTGAAGGGGATGATAATGTATCAAACAAGTATGTGCGAGATGAAACTCTACTTGATGTCGTTGAGCCTTCAACAGACACAGTTTTGCCGGATGTTGTGGAACCGATTGCTGAAAAAGTCATTCCAACAATGATTCAAAATCCACCAAATCGAAAGAGGAAGATTAAGAACGGGACTGAAAAGGCTAATGAGAGGAATGTGAGACCTAAAGGAATTGTTGAGAAGAAACGCAATAAACTTAAAGGTTGGAACAAGAGAAGAGAAAGACATGTTGATAATTTGAGGGAGGAAACTCAGTCTACTAATCAG TGTATCATAAATTTACCTGTTGGTGGGGTTTTAGTTCATCCAACATCTTCAAATTCACAATTGGAAGCATATGTTACAGATGATTATTTTGGAGTACACATACATCCTTTGTAG
- the LOC130461048 gene encoding uncharacterized protein, with the protein MIADGEMEVKEEEKPVIDPKQKPHEHKLNVRQTAQMLMRFLKGISSDKPINRAKQQAITKLGFRSFLNLDIPPNVNPFLYELLSHFNSSTRALDLQKSSLHITIGDIYLVYGIPIGGDQVIELTDETDPAVKKVFSDFWKYWDVQSGCPKLVKMIEKLIKEITKVDDNWKRSFLVVVVNTMIKSTTNISPNFKFLASTVNLNRVRNLNWCHYAYTSLLTAAKYWNEDRSRWFAGPLPFLMVCYFDRVQIEKEYPPRSFPIIRCWSRQMISSRVKHDNECGFGHGIILDRIESPPELIQYRRDILLEKEQEEPPQEEQEQEQPQPPPPQQEEPQPPPPEQEEVPPPPQQEQEQPQPPPTEQEEVPPPPPLQQKQQQQQKQQQAHQSSPVTELGEDQEIPEQQTHSNPEEVKLPSTVEEFHQEFLKTTAELSGVMNKFNSLLSLSKKFFDTTVDVKETMSFNMAEMWSKCSETQLPTVFDNAKNASNEERKDSQEMGSILSQDKEFFSSDYFSILFDDAVKKATRGKKKETVMEKETEKPMSEEPLSEESLPELPPFLTPPTMDSENDGVNDLTLKLGLPSISEITPTHDYEEEMRIQALLMNKSLTERDLQTISGEKEDYSEKEQQSPPKTEYAFF; encoded by the exons ATGATTGCTGATGGAGAAATGGAAgtgaaggaagaagaaaaacCTGTGATTGATCCCAAACAAAAGCCCCATGAGCACAAACTGAACGTGAGGCAAACTGCGCAAATGCTGATGCGctttttgaagggaatttcatcTGATAAACCTATTAATAGGGCAAAGCAACAAGCTATCACAAAGTTAGGTTTCAGGTCTTTTCTAAACCTTGACATACCACCAAATGTAAATCCATTCCTGTACGAGTTGCTTTCCCATTTCAACTCTTCAACCCGGGCCCTAGATTTACAAAAATCTTCCTTGCATATTACAATAGGGGACATATACCTTGTGTATGGTATCCCTATTGGAGGAGACCAGGTGATTGAATTGACAGATGAAACAGATCCAGCGGTGAAAAAagtattttctgatttttggaaATATTGGGACGTGCAATCTGGATGCCCAAAGTTGGTGAAAATGATAGAAAAATTGATCAAAGAAATCACCAAAGTTGATGATAACTGGAAGAGATCTTTCCTCGTGGTTGTTGTTAACACAATGATCAAATCCACTACCAACATTTCG CCAAACTTCAAATTCCTTGCTAGCACGGTTAATCTGAATCGAGTAAGGAATCTGAATTGGTGCCATTATGCCTATACCAGTCTTTTGACGGCAGCTAAATACTGGAATGAGGACCGAAGCAGATGGTTTGCTGGTCCGCTACCATTTTTAATG GTGTGTTATTTTGATCGAGTgcaaattgaaaaagaatatccTCCTAGGAGCTTCCCCATCATTAGATGCTGGTCAAGACAAATGATAAGCAGCAGGGTTAAGCATGATAATGAGTGTGGCTTTGGACATGGTATCATTCTTGACAGAATCGAAAGCCCACCAGAGCTAATACAGTATAGGAGAGATATTCTTTTGGAAAAAGAACAAGAAGAACCACCACaagaagaacaagaacaagaacaaccacaaccaccaccaccacaacaagaagaaccacaaccaccaccaccagaacAAGAAGAagttccaccaccaccacaacaagaacaagaacaaccacaaccaccaccaacAGAACAAGAAGAagtaccaccaccaccaccactacaacaaaaacaacaacagcagcaaaaACAACAACAGGCACATCAAAGTTCACCGGTGACTGAACTCGGTGAAGATCAGGAGATACCAGAGCAACAAACACACTCCAACCCCGAGGAAGTCAAACTACCCTCGACAGTTGAg GAGTTTCATCAGGAGTTCTTGAAGACCACAGCTGAATTAAGTGGTGTAATGAACAAATTCAACAGCCTCTTGTCATTGTCGAAGAAGTTCTTTGACACGACTGTTGATGTAAAAGAAACAATGTCATTTAATATGGCAGAGATGTGGTCCAAGTGTTCAGAAACACAACTTCCAACCGTGTTTGATAACGCCAAGAATGCATCGAATGAGGAGAGAAAAGATTCACAGGAGATGGGTTCCATTCTGAGTCAAGACAAAGAGTTTTTCAGCTCGGACTACTTCTCCATTTTATTTGATGATGCAGTCAAGAAAGCGACTAGAGGGAAGAAAAAAGAAACTGTTatggaaaaagaaacagagAAACCTATGTCAGAGGAGCCTCTATCAGAGGAAAGTCTACCAGAATTACCTCCATTTCTCACACCTCCCACTATGGACTCTGAAAATGATGGGGTTAATGATTTGACTTTGAAGCTTGGACTACCGTCCATTTCAGAAATTACCCCTACACATGACTATGAAGAGGAGATGAGGATCCAAGCACTCTTGATGAACAAATCTTTAACAGAACGTGACCTTCAAACGATTTCAGGGGAGAAGGAAGATTATTCAGAAAAAGAACAGCAGTCTCCACCGAAAACCGAGTATGCGTTCTTTTAA
- the LOC110796226 gene encoding uncharacterized protein isoform X1 produces MNQDNPNWDGLLKWSLSHSDGTQPQRQLSKEDRKWFMEAMQSQTVDVVKRMKEITQVMKTPEEVLDSQGVSPGDIEDMLDELQEHVESIDMANDLHSIGGLSPLLGYLKNRHANIRAKAADVVTTIVQNNPKSQQLVMEANGFEPLLTNFASDPDMKVRTQALSALASLIRYNKPGTAAFRLANGYAALKDALSSDSVRFQRYPPFMEMKALNLLHYLVRENQSDGFVVTELGFPRIMIHLSSSEDATVREAALQGLLELARAKLDETTGQQSIGEDDKLKQLLEERIQGISLMSQEELEAAKEERQLVDQLWNTCYNKPSSLREKGLLVLPGEDEDLPPPDVASKHFEPPLRAWAAKREPEKSSEPEKKEAPLLLGPSTTSTLENSSNGSVENAEARNVSS; encoded by the exons ATGAATCAAGACAATCCCAATTGGGACGGGCTTCTGAAATGGAGTCTCTCTCACTCCGACGGTACTCAACCTCAACGCCAATTAAG CAAGGAGGACCGAAAGTGGTTTATGGAAGCCATGCAGTCACAAACAGTTGATGTTGTCAAGCGGATGAAAGAGATAACTCAAGTTATGAAAACTCCAGAGGAAGTCTTAGATTCCCAAGGAGTCAGTCCTGGTGATATTGAAG ATATGTTGGATGAGCTGCAAGAGCATGTGGAGTCGATTGATATGGCAAATG ATCTTCATTCAATTGGCGGGCTGTCTCCTCTGCTTGGTTATCTTAAGAATCGCCATGCAAATATTCGAGCAAAGGCTGCAGATGTTGTGACGACCATTGTTCAGAACAATCCTAAGAGTCAACAGTTAGTGATGGAAGCAAATGGCTTTGAACCTCTACTGACCAATTTCGCTTCAGACCCTGATATGAAAGTGCGTACACAGGCACTGAGTGCCTTAGCAT CTTTGATCCGTTACAATAAACCTGGCACTGCAGCATTTCGCCTTGCAAATGGTTATGCAGCATTAAAAGATGCTTTAAGCTCCGACAGTGTTAGATTTCAAAGGTATCCACCTTTTATGGAGAT GAAAGCACTGAATTTACTTCATTATCTTGTACGGGAAAACCAATCTGATGGTTTTGTGGTAACTGAACTTGGGTTCCCCCGTATCATGATTCACCTTTCCTCTAGTGAGGATGCGACTGTTCGAGAAGCTGCTCTACAGGGTTTGCTGGAGCTTGCACGTGCAAAACTTGATGAGACCACTGGACAGCAGTCAATAGGCGAAGATGATAAATTGAAGCAGCTCCTTGAAGAACGTATTCAAGGCATCAGCTTGATGTCACAGGAAGAGCTTGAGGCTGCCAAGGAAGAGAGGCAACTGGTTGACCAATTATGGAATACTTGTTACAACAAGCCTAGTTCCCTGAGGGAGAAAGGTCTTCTTGTACTTCCAGGCGAAGACGAAGATTTACCTCCACCTGATGTTGCCAGCAAACACTTTGAACCTCCTCTTCGAGCTTGGGCTGCCAAACGCGAACCTGAGAAGTCTTCTGAGCCTGAAAAGAAAGAGGCTCCTTTGCTCTTAGGTCCTAGTACTACTTCCACTTTAGAGAATAGCTCTAATGGAAGTGTTGAGAATGCTGAGGCTAGAAACGTTTCTTCCTAG
- the LOC110796226 gene encoding uncharacterized protein isoform X2 produces the protein MNQDNPNWDGLLKWSLSHSDGTQPQRQLSKEDRKWFMEAMQSQTVDVVKRMKEITQVMKTPEEVLDSQGVSPGDIEDMLDELQEHVESIDMANDLHSIGGLSPLLGYLKNRHANIRAKAADVVTTIVQNNPKSQQLVMEANGFEPLLTNFASDPDMKVRTQALSALASLIRYNKPGTAAFRLANGYAALKDALSSDSVRFQRKALNLLHYLVRENQSDGFVVTELGFPRIMIHLSSSEDATVREAALQGLLELARAKLDETTGQQSIGEDDKLKQLLEERIQGISLMSQEELEAAKEERQLVDQLWNTCYNKPSSLREKGLLVLPGEDEDLPPPDVASKHFEPPLRAWAAKREPEKSSEPEKKEAPLLLGPSTTSTLENSSNGSVENAEARNVSS, from the exons ATGAATCAAGACAATCCCAATTGGGACGGGCTTCTGAAATGGAGTCTCTCTCACTCCGACGGTACTCAACCTCAACGCCAATTAAG CAAGGAGGACCGAAAGTGGTTTATGGAAGCCATGCAGTCACAAACAGTTGATGTTGTCAAGCGGATGAAAGAGATAACTCAAGTTATGAAAACTCCAGAGGAAGTCTTAGATTCCCAAGGAGTCAGTCCTGGTGATATTGAAG ATATGTTGGATGAGCTGCAAGAGCATGTGGAGTCGATTGATATGGCAAATG ATCTTCATTCAATTGGCGGGCTGTCTCCTCTGCTTGGTTATCTTAAGAATCGCCATGCAAATATTCGAGCAAAGGCTGCAGATGTTGTGACGACCATTGTTCAGAACAATCCTAAGAGTCAACAGTTAGTGATGGAAGCAAATGGCTTTGAACCTCTACTGACCAATTTCGCTTCAGACCCTGATATGAAAGTGCGTACACAGGCACTGAGTGCCTTAGCAT CTTTGATCCGTTACAATAAACCTGGCACTGCAGCATTTCGCCTTGCAAATGGTTATGCAGCATTAAAAGATGCTTTAAGCTCCGACAGTGTTAGATTTCAAAG GAAAGCACTGAATTTACTTCATTATCTTGTACGGGAAAACCAATCTGATGGTTTTGTGGTAACTGAACTTGGGTTCCCCCGTATCATGATTCACCTTTCCTCTAGTGAGGATGCGACTGTTCGAGAAGCTGCTCTACAGGGTTTGCTGGAGCTTGCACGTGCAAAACTTGATGAGACCACTGGACAGCAGTCAATAGGCGAAGATGATAAATTGAAGCAGCTCCTTGAAGAACGTATTCAAGGCATCAGCTTGATGTCACAGGAAGAGCTTGAGGCTGCCAAGGAAGAGAGGCAACTGGTTGACCAATTATGGAATACTTGTTACAACAAGCCTAGTTCCCTGAGGGAGAAAGGTCTTCTTGTACTTCCAGGCGAAGACGAAGATTTACCTCCACCTGATGTTGCCAGCAAACACTTTGAACCTCCTCTTCGAGCTTGGGCTGCCAAACGCGAACCTGAGAAGTCTTCTGAGCCTGAAAAGAAAGAGGCTCCTTTGCTCTTAGGTCCTAGTACTACTTCCACTTTAGAGAATAGCTCTAATGGAAGTGTTGAGAATGCTGAGGCTAGAAACGTTTCTTCCTAG